Proteins encoded within one genomic window of Prosthecobacter fusiformis:
- a CDS encoding M20 family metallopeptidase yields MQPITLSTAMSSPLLERLVSLTCDLMHIPSTESYPAERERCFALCRGRLEPLDGVVIREYESQGFGSMVATAAGVEIPDILLVGHLDVIEHPEIEVYQSSIRDGRLWGPGSGDMKGQCAIMLELFCNLQRRFPGLSLGIAFTSDEERGGEDGVRYLFEDVGLRCGLAMVPDGGAIHRVTVEEKGILQVRIRFIGKEGHAAAPWLGPNSLAALAKCLVRLGEHFDALQDDSLDHWYPTCVPTLCSSPNRTINCIPGEAEATIDLRFPPPYTVESLLAIVTEIAGPGAIVEPVATAPATRLAPDPLYLEITERLTGQPAKLVRASGGSDALYISQYGIPVVLSSPIVGNLHRADEWMDLASMELYYRICEQFILEKLQLG; encoded by the coding sequence ATGCAACCCATCACCCTCTCCACTGCGATGTCATCCCCTCTTCTTGAAAGGCTTGTCTCCCTCACTTGCGATCTCATGCACATTCCCAGTACGGAGAGTTATCCAGCGGAGCGTGAACGCTGCTTTGCCCTTTGCCGAGGCCGTCTGGAGCCTTTGGACGGGGTGGTGATCCGCGAATACGAAAGCCAGGGTTTTGGCTCCATGGTCGCAACCGCAGCAGGCGTGGAAATTCCAGATATTTTGTTAGTCGGGCATCTGGATGTTATCGAGCATCCAGAGATAGAAGTTTATCAATCGTCCATCCGCGATGGGCGTTTATGGGGACCCGGATCGGGCGATATGAAGGGACAGTGTGCAATAATGCTGGAACTTTTCTGCAATTTGCAACGTCGCTTTCCGGGTTTGTCGCTCGGTATTGCCTTCACTTCGGATGAAGAACGTGGGGGGGAAGATGGTGTGAGGTATCTGTTTGAAGACGTGGGGCTTCGCTGCGGTCTGGCCATGGTACCGGATGGCGGGGCTATTCATCGGGTGACGGTGGAGGAAAAGGGAATCCTGCAGGTCCGCATTCGTTTCATTGGAAAGGAAGGGCACGCGGCGGCTCCGTGGCTGGGTCCAAATTCTCTAGCTGCGCTGGCCAAATGTCTGGTCCGACTGGGCGAGCATTTTGATGCTCTCCAGGATGACTCGCTAGACCATTGGTATCCGACTTGTGTGCCTACTTTATGCAGCTCCCCCAATCGCACCATCAACTGCATACCGGGGGAGGCTGAGGCGACTATCGACCTGCGTTTCCCACCGCCATACACGGTTGAGAGCCTGCTGGCTATCGTCACGGAGATAGCAGGGCCTGGAGCAATTGTGGAGCCGGTGGCCACCGCGCCTGCCACACGTCTGGCCCCGGACCCGCTTTATCTCGAGATCACAGAGCGCCTCACAGGGCAGCCTGCGAAGCTGGTGCGCGCCTCGGGTGGCAGTGATGCCTTATACATCTCCCAGTATGGGATTCCGGTGGTTCTCTCCAGTCCGATCGTGGGGAACCTTCATCGGGCTGATGAATGGATGGATCTGGCTTCCATGGAACTATACTACCGCATTTGTGAGCAGTTTATCCTGGAGAAGCTTCAGCTTGGCTGA
- a CDS encoding transglutaminase-like domain-containing protein produces MTCRTMLVPGRNVIDMDAFVAVSSLPELRDAYVNALPVNELPQELLRYTLPSRYCDSDKLSNFAWQQFGHLNPGMERVHAVSDWVHYNIEYRFGSGSPDLTAWDVVQRGYGVCRDFAHVVVALCRALNMPARYVTGHLPDIAYLDSGSPMDFHAYGEVYLGQWYTIDARFNVPRIGRIKLGHGMDAVDGAFSTIYGPATLVHFMVWAYQVNPQGMMLGDPIDLSKRLDGTTQLRFP; encoded by the coding sequence ATGACCTGCCGCACCATGCTGGTGCCTGGCCGCAATGTGATCGATATGGATGCCTTCGTGGCTGTATCCTCGCTGCCCGAACTGCGCGATGCATACGTCAATGCCCTTCCGGTCAATGAACTGCCTCAGGAACTGCTGCGATATACCCTGCCCAGCCGTTATTGCGATTCCGATAAGCTCTCGAACTTTGCCTGGCAGCAGTTTGGCCACCTCAATCCCGGAATGGAACGCGTGCACGCTGTCAGTGACTGGGTGCATTATAACATTGAGTATCGTTTTGGCTCTGGCAGCCCCGATCTTACCGCCTGGGATGTCGTACAGCGTGGGTATGGCGTCTGCCGTGACTTTGCTCACGTGGTCGTCGCCCTCTGCCGTGCCTTAAACATGCCCGCACGTTATGTGACCGGACATCTGCCGGACATCGCTTACCTGGACAGCGGTAGCCCTATGGATTTCCACGCCTATGGCGAGGTCTATCTGGGTCAGTGGTATACCATCGATGCCCGTTTTAATGTACCGCGCATCGGCCGTATCAAACTGGGCCATGGCATGGATGCTGTGGACGGCGCCTTCTCCACCATCTATGGTCCGGCTACCCTAGTTCACTTCATGGTCTGGGCCTATCAAGTCAATCCACAAGGAATGATGCTAGGAGACCCCATTGACCTTTCAAAGCGCCTCGACGGCACCACGCAATTGCGTTTCCCTTAG
- a CDS encoding TatD family hydrolase, with protein MFFDTHTHLGSHKFDDDLPAILDRARAAGVTRMMAPATDLPNARKLLAIAEKEPDVRVAVGIHPCDVDTVSGEDWIVELRHLAQHPKVAAIGEIGLDYFHAPPEGFDLAGWKLHQARCLHLQLDLAAELGLNVVLHNRESWDDLTAIVLPYSGRLRGVFHCYTGSLEQAQPLLDAGHLISFTGIVTFKNPGPAGEAVRQVPAGQYMLETDAPYLSPVPHRGQRCEPAYVADTARAVAALRGQPVEKIARDTSTTAEEFFKGFV; from the coding sequence ATGTTTTTCGATACCCACACCCACCTGGGCAGCCATAAATTTGACGACGACCTCCCTGCCATCCTGGACCGTGCCCGCGCAGCCGGAGTTACCCGTATGATGGCACCCGCCACGGACTTGCCCAATGCACGCAAGCTCCTGGCGATTGCTGAAAAGGAGCCGGATGTCAGGGTAGCCGTGGGTATCCATCCCTGTGATGTGGACACCGTCTCTGGCGAGGACTGGATCGTCGAACTCCGCCATCTGGCCCAGCATCCGAAAGTGGCCGCCATTGGCGAGATCGGCCTGGATTACTTCCATGCTCCTCCAGAGGGATTTGACCTCGCAGGCTGGAAACTGCATCAGGCCCGCTGCCTTCACCTGCAACTGGACTTGGCCGCAGAGCTTGGCCTCAACGTCGTCCTACACAACCGTGAAAGTTGGGATGACCTCACCGCCATCGTCCTTCCCTACAGTGGACGTCTGCGCGGTGTCTTCCATTGCTACACGGGCAGCCTGGAGCAGGCACAGCCACTACTTGATGCAGGGCATCTCATTTCCTTTACCGGAATCGTCACCTTTAAAAACCCCGGCCCTGCGGGTGAAGCCGTGCGCCAAGTGCCAGCAGGGCAGTACATGCTGGAGACAGATGCCCCTTACCTGTCCCCCGTACCCCATCGGGGCCAACGTTGCGAACCCGCCTATGTAGCGGATACCGCACGGGCTGTGGCCGCCCTCCGTGGACAGCCCGTGGAAAAAATTGCCCGCGATACTTCCACCACCGCCGAAGAGTTCTTCAAAGGGTTTGTCTGA
- a CDS encoding arylsulfatase, which yields MRGFLSFFVFLGLVTATAADRPNVVFILADDLGYSDLGCYGGEIATPNLDGLAKNGLRFTQFYNTARCWPTRGALMSGYYAQQIHRDELPGLGGGGRGVRQPWARLLPDFLKSAGYRNYHSGKWHIDGPVLEAGFDRSLDTRNQGNFFSAKGNAIDDVLVKVPENETGYYTTIVTADHAIDCLKEHAAKYADRPFFHYIPFIAPHFPLHALPEDIAKYRDKYLQGWEVMREARYQRQKQMGIVNTELSALEKKVGPPYDFPEDLEILGPGEINRPLPWESLTDEQRRFQATKMAIHAAMVDRMDQEIGRILQQLKDMGAYENTLVFFASDNGASAEIMVRNGGHDPKAEPGSAATYLCLGPGFSSACNTPFRRHKTWVHEGGISTPLIAHWPKGITAHGELRQTPAHMVDIVPTILAITGVEKPKEWQGETIPEAPGKSLMAAFTKDETVSRESIWWLHEGNRAVRVGDWKLVAAKGDPWELYDLKSDRAEAHNLAAQMPEKVKELESAWQQQTDDFSTLVNKTLDQQPKLPAKGKGKKKKK from the coding sequence ATGCGTGGATTTCTTTCTTTTTTCGTTTTTTTGGGGCTAGTCACGGCGACGGCGGCGGACAGGCCTAACGTTGTTTTTATTCTGGCGGATGATCTGGGGTATTCGGACCTGGGGTGTTATGGCGGCGAGATCGCGACACCGAATCTGGATGGTCTGGCTAAGAATGGGCTGCGGTTTACCCAGTTTTATAACACAGCCCGCTGCTGGCCTACGCGAGGGGCACTGATGAGCGGATATTATGCGCAGCAAATTCATCGGGATGAGTTGCCTGGGCTGGGTGGTGGCGGGCGGGGGGTGCGCCAGCCGTGGGCGAGGCTGCTGCCGGACTTTTTAAAGTCGGCGGGTTATCGGAACTATCACAGTGGGAAGTGGCACATTGATGGGCCAGTGCTGGAGGCGGGCTTTGACCGCTCGCTGGATACCCGGAACCAAGGGAACTTTTTCAGTGCCAAGGGGAATGCGATTGATGATGTGCTGGTAAAGGTGCCTGAAAATGAAACGGGCTATTACACCACCATCGTCACGGCGGATCATGCCATCGACTGCCTGAAGGAGCATGCGGCGAAGTATGCTGACCGTCCCTTCTTTCACTACATCCCTTTCATTGCCCCGCACTTTCCGCTGCATGCGCTGCCGGAGGATATCGCGAAGTATCGTGACAAGTATCTGCAAGGCTGGGAGGTGATGCGGGAGGCGCGCTATCAACGGCAAAAGCAAATGGGGATCGTGAATACGGAGCTGTCTGCCCTGGAGAAAAAGGTGGGACCACCATATGATTTCCCGGAGGACTTGGAAATCCTGGGACCAGGAGAAATCAACCGCCCGCTGCCATGGGAATCCCTGACGGATGAACAGCGGCGTTTTCAGGCGACGAAGATGGCCATCCATGCGGCCATGGTGGACCGGATGGATCAGGAGATCGGGCGCATTCTTCAGCAGCTCAAGGACATGGGCGCGTATGAAAATACACTGGTCTTCTTTGCCTCCGACAATGGGGCGAGCGCGGAGATCATGGTGCGGAATGGGGGACATGATCCGAAGGCTGAGCCTGGAAGCGCGGCGACGTATCTTTGCCTGGGGCCGGGTTTTTCCAGCGCCTGCAACACGCCTTTCCGCAGGCACAAGACCTGGGTGCATGAGGGGGGAATCAGCACCCCTTTGATCGCCCATTGGCCGAAGGGGATCACGGCGCATGGGGAACTGCGGCAGACGCCGGCGCACATGGTGGACATTGTGCCAACGATCCTGGCCATCACGGGAGTGGAAAAGCCGAAGGAATGGCAAGGAGAGACCATCCCTGAAGCGCCCGGGAAAAGCCTGATGGCGGCCTTTACGAAAGATGAAACCGTGAGCCGGGAATCCATCTGGTGGCTGCATGAGGGCAACCGTGCGGTGCGCGTGGGGGACTGGAAACTGGTGGCTGCGAAAGGCGATCCATGGGAGCTGTATGATCTGAAGTCAGATCGCGCAGAAGCGCATAATCTAGCGGCTCAAATGCCTGAGAAGGTGAAGGAACTGGAGTCCGCTTGGCAGCAGCAGACGGATGACTTTTCCACCCTGGTCAATAAGACTCTGGACCAGCAACCGAAGCTGCCTGCGAAAGGTAAGGGCAAAAAGAAGAAGAAATGA
- a CDS encoding L,D-transpeptidase family protein, with the protein MISLQRLLLIAFTPAVILYGASCSSQKKTYVTREIRRPAPGGGYTTEQIRIEVQQTAGDKKKKGEEPVDDGSFWNGDGVPGEPSMCISLQEQKVFFMKDGQIVGMSPISSGRESHSTRPGKFRITEKDIDHKSNLYGDYVDADGAILKKEVAVRKDRKPPGAIFDGANMRYFMRINGPIGMHEGYLPGYPASHGCIRLPTKMAEIFFNECSAGTPVEIVP; encoded by the coding sequence ATGATTTCTTTACAGCGCCTGCTTCTTATCGCCTTCACCCCGGCGGTTATCCTTTATGGCGCGAGCTGTAGCTCCCAGAAAAAAACGTATGTTACCCGTGAAATCCGCCGTCCTGCCCCAGGCGGGGGATACACCACGGAGCAAATCCGTATTGAGGTGCAACAAACAGCTGGCGACAAAAAAAAGAAAGGTGAAGAGCCTGTTGATGACGGCTCCTTCTGGAATGGCGATGGCGTACCCGGGGAACCCAGCATGTGCATCAGCCTGCAAGAGCAGAAGGTCTTCTTTATGAAGGATGGCCAGATCGTCGGCATGTCCCCCATCTCGTCTGGCCGCGAAAGCCACTCCACACGTCCAGGGAAATTCCGCATCACGGAGAAAGACATCGACCACAAATCCAATCTCTACGGAGATTATGTGGACGCCGATGGAGCCATCCTGAAAAAAGAAGTGGCTGTGCGCAAGGATCGCAAACCTCCCGGTGCCATTTTTGATGGAGCCAACATGCGTTATTTCATGCGCATCAACGGTCCCATAGGCATGCATGAAGGTTATCTCCCTGGTTATCCCGCCTCCCATGGTTGCATCCGCCTCCCCACCAAAATGGCCGAAATCTTTTTCAATGAATGCTCCGCCGGCACCCCGGTGGAGATCGTCCCCTGA